In one Silene latifolia isolate original U9 population chromosome 10, ASM4854445v1, whole genome shotgun sequence genomic region, the following are encoded:
- the LOC141607262 gene encoding uncharacterized protein LOC141607262, which yields MDSSSLPSTSSSSSPSLSETVASAVATVSTLVTTAAPVFLVSAAASGSRFRIIDQDDDELLGINHLDARSSEKDSIIRPYNLGSVMDSISEERSGSESEWTEVQGRVQSSDLETDAVVRPLQLTNADVESELKFWSTAVYCYVRFKTEEIKLRVLQAGPIFFDNKPLIVKEWTPESKMVKEVVDVVPIWIRFYGLPLKFWGNALMKIAGLVGKPVRCDSNTLLKTFLGHARVMVEVKMGTELPDIIHFADELDNNHRQIVHYEWKPILCTDCQGLGHIARDCRKAKNSKGSRPVKQVWRPKKVPMTETVPSDEHEVAPEQPEQPIVQARGPLGLESLGGMATPMPGMVTPMPTIMRAFTPARIITKMTRHGGICLGSGTRTFMEVLEHSVHYRSVLAGEMEETRVRVNAINKVHQGIGANWSLVHNTSVHDGGRIWLIWDSGNYTVDILSIEAQVIHVKITCINGQAWWISVIYGFNKVHERIPLWDSLRNMRQAVNGPWLVMGDFKNVLAMCERVGSEVSNYELRGFQECVDDCGLVDLPAHGAYFTWNNKHEPGEFDHCPCTINLTAGGDRRKGSFKYFNMWGKDPQFLDLVQEVWDKPLYGIKMFQVVKRLKLLKHPLKGLNGTAFANIETSAKLAKHHLYAAQEKLHVDPLNLLIQQDVNEASNCYRDLENARRSLLAQKAKAHWMQEGDDNTSYFHSIIKARRMSNKILTIQDMAGHHCNTIPEIEEAFIAYYKALLGSSKPVRKIHVPVVKNGKVVSREQGEEMVRTVTTEEIKTALKSIPANKSPGPDGYTSQFFKDASVVIEEDIIEAMQEFFITGPIACCNVLYKIISKVLCNRLATVLPSIVSESQSAFIQGRDIVDNILICHDLVRLYKRRTCSPRSIMKIDLKKAYDSVEWSFIDQMLHALNFPERMINWIMTCVTTPSYTIALNGSSFGYFPGKRGIRQGDPLSPLLFTICMDYLSRVLNEVTSRVDFNYHPLCRPLKLTHLCFADDLLMFSRGDRTSIKVLLRAFASFSCSSGLEMNTEKSDIYFNGMDQGEIDYILKISGFKPGVFPFRYLGVPISYKRMGIGDCTRLIEKVVTRIRSWGAKKLSYAGRLVLIKAVLSQLHSYWTRIFVIPLTVIDRIEGICRNYLWSGSDQYGKTPSVKWDNICKDKKHGGLGIVNSRLWNTAVIGKYTSWLAMKSDHLWLRWVCHVYMKGREWFDYKPSVNTSWTWRKICQVKDIMKDGFANGTWALLPDKYHVSTGYKWLMGQHQHVSWHPLIWNRTLLPRHAFIGWLIVQGRLMTRDRLFKFGITTDLVCAICSSQNESHQHLFSECTYSTLCWDLLNAWLGLSIPKTRVVDWFITWRCPSLMKKQIVGAAIVALWYHIWHARNIARLEARVLAPRYILRQVKQDIQGRSQERKWTLKMTKLPWEPVYV from the exons ctAGTGGATCGAGATTTCGAATCATTGATCAGGATGATGATGAGCTTTTGGGGATTAATCACCTGGATGCTCGCTCGTCTGAGAAGGATTCGATTATCCGTCCATATAATCTCGGTTCTGTTATGGATTCCATCTCGGAAGAAAGGAGTGGCTCTGAGTCTGAATGGACGGAGGTTCAAGGTAGGGTTCAATCTTCCGACTTAGAAACTGATGCTGTGGTAAGACCTCTACAACTTACTAATGCAGATGTTGAATCTGAGTTGAAATTTTGGTCTACTGCGGTCTATTGTTAT GTGCGTTTTAAGACTGAGGAAATAAAACTGAGGGTGTTGCAAGCAGGACCAATTTTCTTTGACAATAAACCTCTGATTGTTAAGGAATGGACCCCGGAATCTAAAATGGTTAAGGAAGTTGTTGATGTAGTACCTATTTGGATTCGCTTTTATGGCCTTCCATTGAAGTTCTGGGGAAATGCGCTGATGAAGATTGCAGGTCTTGTGGGTAAGCCAGTGAGATGTGACAGTAATACTTTGTTGAAAACTTTCCTTGGTCATGCTAGGGTTATGGTGGAGGTAAAAATGGGGACTGAATTACCTGATATAATTCATTTTGCTGATGAACTTGACAACAATCACAGGCAAATTGTTCACTATGAATGGAAGCCCATTCTGTGCACGGATTGTCAGGGGTTGGGTCATATTGCTAGGGATTGTAGGAAAGCTAAGAACTCTAAGGGTTCTAGGCCAGTGAAGCAGGTTTGGAGACCTAAGAAAGTTCCAATGACTGAGACTGTTCCTTCTGATGAGCATGAGGTAGCACCTGAACAACCTGAACAACCTATAGTTCAAGCTCGGGGTCCTTTGGGTCTTGAGAGTTTAGGGGGGATGGCTACTCCTATGCCAGGGATGGTTACACCAATGCCAACTATTATGAGAGCCTTCACACCTGCCAGAATCATTACCAAGATGACTAGGCATGGTGGGATATGTTTGGGCAGTGGAACAAGAACTTTTATGGAGGTCTTGGAACATTCTGTTCACTATAGGAGTGTCCTTGCAGGGGAAATGGAGG AAACTAGAGTCAGGGTTAATGCTATCAATAAAGTACATCAGGGGATTGGTGCTAACTGGAGTCTGGTGCATAATACCTCTGTTCATGATGGGGGTAGGATTTGGCTAATTTGGGATTCTGGGAACTATACTGTTGACATTCTTAGTATTGAAGCTCAAGTTATTCATGTTAAGATCACTTGTATTAATGGTCAGGCTTGGTGGATATCAGTTATCTATGGATTTAATAAGGTTCATGAACGAATTCCTTTGTGGGATTCTTTGAGAAATATGAGACAAGCTGTTAATGGTCCTTGGTTGGTCATGGGTGACTTCAAAAATGTTCTTGCTATGTGTGAAAGAGTGGGGTCTGAAGTTTCCAATTATGAATTAAGAGGATTCCAGGAATGTGTGGATGATTGTGGTCTTGTTGACCTTCCTGCCCATGGTGCCTATTTCACCTGGAACAACAAACATGAACCAG GGGAGTTTGATCACTGTCCTTGCACTATTAATTTGACTGCTGGTGGTGACAGAAGGAAGGGGTCCttcaagtattttaatatgtggggtaaGGACCCTCAGTTTCTTGATTTGGTCCAGGAAGTTTGGGACAAACCTTTGTATGGTATTAAAATGTTTCAGGTGGTGAAGAGACTGAAATTGCTTAAACATCCTCTGAAGGGGTTGAATGGTACTGCTTTTGCTAACATTGAAACATCTGCAAAGCTTGCTAAGCATCACCTTTATGCTGCTCAGGAAAAACTCCATGTTGATCCACTCAACTTGCTAATTCAGCAGGATGTCAATGAAGCCTCCAATTGTTATAGGGATTTGGAGAATGCTAGGAGAAGTTTATTGGCTCAAAAAGCTAAGGCACACTGGATGCAGGAGGGTGATGATAACACGAGTTATTTTCATAGCATTATCAAAGCCAGACGAATGAGCAATAAGATTCTGACTATCCAGGATATGGCAGGACACCATTGTAATACCATTCCTGAAATTGAAGAGGCCTTCATTGCTTATTATAAAGCTTTGCTAGGCTCTAGTAAGCCTGTCAGGAAAATTCATGTCCCTGTTGTCAAGAATGGGAAAGTGGTGAGTAGGGAGCAAGGGGAGGAGATGGTTAGGACTGTTACTACTGAAGAAATTAAGACTGCTTTAAAGTCTATTCCTGCCAATAAATCTCCAGGCCCTGATGGGTATACTTCTCAGTTTTTCAAGGATGCTTCAGTGGTTATTGAGGAGGATATTATTGAGGCTATGCAGGAGTTTTTCATTACTGG ACCTATTGCGTGTTGCAATGTTCTGTACAAAATCATTTCTAAGGTTTTGTGCAATAGACTGGCTACAGTTTTGCCTTCTATTGTTAGTGAATCCCAAAGTGCATTCATCCAGGGTAGGGACATTGTGGACAATATTTTGATTTGTCATGACCTAGTAAGGCTTTATAAGAGGAGAACTTGCTCTCCCAGAAGTATTATGAAGATTGACTTAAAGAAAGCATATGACTCAGTAGAGTGgagttttattgatcaaatgcttCATGCCTTGAATTTCCCTGAAAGAATGATTAATTGGATCATGACTTGTGTGACTACTCCTAGTTACACCATAGCACTTAATGGCTCTTCTTTTGGGTATTTCCCTGGCAAAAGGGGGATTAGGCAGGGGGACCCCTTATCTCCCCTCCTCTTCACCATTTGTATGGATTATCTAAGTAGGGTTCTGAATGAAGTCACTAGCAGGGTTGATTTCAATTATCATCCCCTCTGTAGACCATTGAAATTAACTCACCTCTGCTTTGCTGATGACCTGTTGATGTTCAGTAGAGGTGATAGAACTTCCATTAAGGTGCTTCTCAGGGCTTTTGCTTCTTTCTCTTGCTCCTCTGGTTTGGAAATGAACACTGAAAAATCAGACATCTATTTTAATGGTATGGATCAAGGTGAGATAGACTATATTTTGAAAATCTCTGGATTCAAACCTGGTGTCTTCCCTTTTAGATACCTGGGGGTACCCATCTCTTATAAAAGGATGGGTATTGGGGACTGTACTAGGCTCATTGAGAAGGTGGTGACTAGAATTCGAAGTTGGGGGGCTAAGAAACTGAGTTATGCAGGGAGGCTTGTCCTCATTAAAGCTGTCCTTAGTCAGTTGCACTCCTACTGGACTCGTATATTTGTTATCCCTCTTACTGTAATTGATAGGATTGAGGGGATATGCAGAAATTACCTTTGGTCTGGCTCTGACCAATATGGTAAAACCCCTTCTGTCAAGTGGGATAATATTTGCAAAGACAAGAAGCATGGTGGCTTGGGTATTGTTAACTCCAGATTATGGAACACTGCTGTGATTGGCAAATACACTAGCTGGCTGGCTATGAAGAGTGATCACCTTTGGCTTAGATGGGTTTgtcatgtttatatgaaaggaAGGGAATGGTTTGATTATAAACCCTCTGTTAACACTAGTTGGACTTGGCGGAAAATCTGTCAAGTCAAGGACATTATGAAAGATGGCTTTGCTAATGGGACTTGGGCTTTGCTTCCAGATAAGTATCATGTGTCTACTGGGTATAAATGGCTTATGGGACAACATCAACATGTTTCATGGCATCCTCTGATATGGAATAGGACCTTGCTCCCCAGACATGCCTTTATTGGCTGGCTTATAGTCCAAGGTCGCCTGATGACTAGGGATAGGCTTTTTAAGTTTGGGATCACTACTGATTTGGTTTGTGCAATTTGCTCCTCACAGAATGAAAGTCATCAGCATCTGTTCTCTGAATGCACTTACAGTACACTATGCTGGGATCTTCTTAATGCGTGGCTTGGCTTGTCAATCCCTAAGACAAGAGTGGTGGATTGGTTTATTACTTGGCGATGCCCCTCTTTGATGAAGAAGCAGATTGTTGGGGCTGCAATTGTTGCTTTATGGTATCATATATGGCATGCCAGGAACATTGCGAGACTTGAAGCTAGAGTGTTGGCGCCTAGATACATTCTGAGGCAAGTAAAGCAAGACATACAAGGGAGGTCCCAAGAACGAAAATGGACTCTGAAGATGACTAAATTGCCATGGGAACCAGTTTATGTTTAG